A portion of the Carya illinoinensis cultivar Pawnee chromosome 11, C.illinoinensisPawnee_v1, whole genome shotgun sequence genome contains these proteins:
- the LOC122282358 gene encoding transcription elongation factor TFIIS-like: protein MDICETEPDQKRKVVKVTDSAKAYRERVRKQLEEAFFGVASEADEGIRHDVEACDPVQVAASVESAVFEKIGWSNRVSKAKYQSVLFNLKNSQNLDLRRKVLLGQIVLEVLVSMTGEEMASQKRERENIQIRLKTMKRCMHGTDEKEKASTDMFKCGRCGERKCSYYQMQTRSADEPMTTYITCVNCNNHWKL from the coding sequence ATGGATATTTGTGAAACAGAGCCAGATCAGAAGAGAAAGGTTGTTAAGGTAACAGACTCTGCTAAGGCTTACCGTGAAAGGGTTCGCAAACAACTAGAGGAGGCTTTCTTTGGCGTCGCGAGTGAAGCCGATGAGGGCATTCGGCATGATGTAGAAGCATGTGACCCGGTTCAGGTTGCTGCCTCCGTAGAATCTGCAGTGTTCGAGAAAATAGGTTGGAGTAACAGGGTTAGCAAGGCCAAGTACCAATCTGTATTGTTCAACCTAAAGAACTCCCAAAATCTGGATTTAAGGAGAAAGGTTCTTCTTGGACAGATCGTGCTGGAGGTGCTTGTGAGCATGACTGGGGAAGAGATGGCAAGCCAGAAAAGGGAGCGTGAGAACATCCAGATTCGGTTGAAGACaatgaaaagatgtatgcatggaACGGACGAGAAAGAAAAAGCCTCCACTGATATGTTCAAGTGTGGAAGGTGTGGTGAGCGCAAGTGCAGTTACTATCAAATGCAGACAAGGAGTGCTGATGAGCCAATGACTACCTATATCACGTGCGTCAattgcaacaatcactggaagcTTTGA